The following proteins come from a genomic window of Thiothrix winogradskyi:
- a CDS encoding esterase/lipase family protein yields MKIRHLIILAASILLFPATLWAQTVVLVHGFQGNGMDCRKQGVTPVLQQYGWVDGGNIVMTQEGAYNLSTPAAKPERIFYTVELPLRAPIMQQTYWLNTYLQHIHAQRQEPLTLVGHSAGGIVSRAWLVSANSVPVDALVTVATPHVGTPSADLASLATDTPMGFFAEMMGFGKWSGDADDLYDDLRVEQPGRFLYWLNHQPHPPIRYVSVVRDNQIRPDRFDFVVPTYSQDMNNTFALRGKSEYWTVPRSHFLSIRDGYVLARILTR; encoded by the coding sequence ATGAAAATCCGTCATTTAATAATACTAGCAGCCAGCATCCTGTTATTTCCCGCCACATTATGGGCGCAAACGGTGGTACTGGTACACGGCTTCCAAGGCAATGGCATGGATTGTCGCAAACAAGGCGTTACCCCGGTATTGCAGCAATACGGCTGGGTAGACGGCGGCAATATCGTCATGACTCAGGAGGGGGCTTACAACCTCAGCACTCCCGCTGCAAAGCCGGAACGCATTTTCTACACTGTAGAATTGCCACTGCGTGCGCCGATTATGCAGCAAACCTATTGGCTGAACACGTATTTGCAACACATCCATGCCCAGCGTCAGGAACCACTGACCTTGGTAGGGCATTCGGCGGGCGGCATCGTCTCCCGCGCTTGGTTGGTCAGCGCCAACAGTGTGCCGGTGGATGCTTTGGTAACGGTAGCGACCCCGCACGTTGGCACACCCAGCGCGGATCTGGCGAGTTTGGCAACCGATACCCCAATGGGCTTTTTCGCGGAAATGATGGGCTTTGGCAAATGGAGCGGCGATGCTGATGATTTATACGATGACCTGCGGGTGGAACAACCTGGGCGGTTTTTGTATTGGCTGAATCATCAGCCGCATCCACCGATTCGCTATGTATCGGTGGTGCGGGATAACCAGATACGCCCTGATCGCTTTGATTTTGTGGTGCCGACTTACAGCCAAGACATGAACAATACCTTTGCCCTGCGCGGTAAATCCGAATATTGGACAGTGCCACGTTCACACTTTTTGAGTATTCGGGATGGATATGTGTTGGCGCGGATTTTGACGCGCTGA
- the glyQ gene encoding glycine--tRNA ligase subunit alpha: MANYDLSTFQGLILALQDYWAQQGCVIMQPYDMEMGAGTFHPATFLRSIGPEPWRAAYVQPSRRPTDGRYGENPNRLQHYYQFQVLLKPSPDNIQELYLGSLQMLGFDPLVHDIRFVEDNWESPTLGAWGLGWEVWLNGMEVTQFTYFQQVGGLDCKPVSGEITYGLERLAMYMQNVQSVYDLVWTKGPQGVVTYGNVYHQNEVEQSTYNFEHANVEELFHTFDVCERESQRLIEAGLPLPAYEQMLKASHTFNLLDARKAISVTERQRFILRVRTLSRAIAEAYYNVREALGFPMLSAGEK, from the coding sequence ATGGCTAACTATGACCTTTCCACCTTTCAAGGGCTGATTCTGGCTCTGCAAGATTACTGGGCGCAACAGGGCTGCGTCATTATGCAACCGTATGACATGGAAATGGGCGCGGGAACATTCCACCCAGCCACATTCCTGCGTTCCATCGGCCCTGAGCCGTGGCGTGCAGCGTATGTGCAACCGTCACGTCGCCCAACCGATGGGCGTTACGGTGAAAACCCCAACCGGCTGCAACACTATTACCAGTTTCAGGTCTTGCTGAAACCGTCACCGGATAATATTCAGGAACTGTACCTCGGTTCCTTGCAAATGCTCGGTTTCGACCCGCTGGTACATGACATCCGCTTCGTCGAAGACAACTGGGAATCCCCAACGTTAGGCGCATGGGGCTTGGGCTGGGAAGTGTGGTTGAACGGCATGGAAGTCACCCAGTTTACCTATTTCCAGCAAGTCGGCGGCTTGGATTGCAAGCCCGTCAGCGGTGAAATCACCTACGGTCTGGAACGCCTCGCGATGTACATGCAAAACGTGCAAAGCGTCTACGATCTGGTATGGACGAAAGGCCCACAAGGGGTTGTCACCTACGGCAACGTTTACCACCAGAACGAAGTCGAGCAATCCACCTATAACTTTGAACACGCCAATGTTGAAGAGCTGTTTCACACCTTTGATGTGTGCGAACGCGAAAGCCAACGCCTGATCGAAGCCGGATTGCCCTTGCCCGCTTACGAACAAATGCTCAAAGCCTCGCACACTTTCAACTTGTTGGATGCGCGGAAAGCCATTTCCGTGACCGAACGCCAGCGCTTTATTTTGCGGGTGCGTACCTTGTCGCGTGCGATTGCTGAAGCCTATTACAACGTCCGTGAAGCGTTAGGCTTCCCGATGCTGTCCGCAGGAGAAAAATAA